The Bacillus carboniphilus genome contains a region encoding:
- the dptG gene encoding DNA phosphorothioation-dependent restriction protein DptG, protein MEYNIINYNQIEKIFRFKENEHKTNLRLIHHTGTKFKLLPYTTQNNKVESFWGITGAFSREITAKKTGTFDKQSIFNKVLSIVSNSSKNRGLLLSVIGEIFFDEKDELIIAHPQFFNYISSDKKQSEIGRFLASIFSTQEIRNNFLNVYKNPPKNVLLKLLHDSLPKLEEESSEKNKYVNYLWDIRFRFENDLILLLKDEKLFIEHFQQLLQYYYFHYITQLVLHLDNFFDETLDIFPLFYSFDWEKRMQSRRSYTEGWKVVEPKLHKLYAHVNCLEIMNCIKHKDEFMSYKQFKNYVLTLDKNSRELLNNELNEIINEYKARVLDVPWDKFKEPSDMNKYNEPCLNSIRNLFYHIDFQFKNSVTRKKMYTNYYNGFYEFSKTSFLKKSGSLGYTLNLKQEYIIFLTKICIGNQDKLALNELFNEFEYRGIYFDRDSRKELVELYEKLNLIEKKSDSGDAQYVKYIS, encoded by the coding sequence ATGGAATATAATATTATTAATTACAATCAAATAGAAAAAATCTTTAGATTCAAAGAAAATGAGCATAAGACAAATTTACGTCTAATACATCATACTGGTACTAAATTTAAATTATTACCTTATACAACACAAAATAATAAGGTCGAAAGCTTTTGGGGAATAACAGGTGCTTTTTCAAGAGAAATTACAGCTAAAAAGACTGGTACTTTTGATAAACAGTCAATTTTTAATAAGGTACTTTCGATTGTTTCTAATTCGAGTAAGAATAGGGGTTTATTATTAAGTGTAATTGGAGAGATATTTTTTGATGAAAAGGATGAATTAATAATAGCTCATCCTCAATTTTTCAACTATATATCTTCTGATAAAAAACAATCGGAAATTGGAAGGTTTTTAGCAAGTATCTTTTCGACTCAAGAAATAAGAAATAATTTCTTAAACGTGTATAAAAATCCGCCCAAAAATGTACTGCTGAAATTACTCCATGATTCACTACCTAAACTTGAAGAGGAATCTAGTGAAAAAAATAAATATGTTAATTACCTATGGGATATACGTTTCAGATTTGAAAATGATCTGATATTACTACTCAAAGATGAGAAATTATTTATTGAACATTTCCAACAACTTTTGCAATATTACTATTTTCATTATATTACCCAATTAGTATTACACTTGGATAACTTTTTTGATGAAACTCTTGATATATTTCCATTATTTTATAGTTTCGACTGGGAAAAGCGTATGCAATCTCGAAGAAGCTATACAGAAGGGTGGAAAGTTGTAGAACCAAAACTTCATAAATTATATGCACATGTTAATTGCCTAGAAATAATGAATTGTATTAAGCATAAAGATGAATTTATGAGCTATAAGCAATTTAAAAATTATGTTTTGACACTTGATAAAAATAGTAGAGAGCTACTCAATAATGAATTGAATGAGATAATTAATGAGTATAAAGCAAGAGTTTTGGACGTTCCTTGGGACAAATTTAAAGAACCATCGGATATGAACAAGTACAATGAACCATGTTTAAATAGTATAAGGAATTTATTTTATCATATTGATTTTCAGTTTAAAAACTCCGTAACACGAAAAAAAATGTATACGAACTACTATAATGGTTTTTATGAATTTTCTAAAACATCATTTTTAAAAAAATCCGGTTCATTAGGTTATACACTCAATTTAAAGCAAGAATACATTATTTTTTTAACTAAAATCTGTATCGGTAATCAAGATAAACTAGCACTCAATGAGTTATTTAATGAATTTGAATATAGAGGAATCTATTTTGATAGGGATTCTAGAAAAGAGTTAGTAGAGCTTTATGAAAAGTTAAATTTAATAGAGAAAAAGAGTGATAGTGGTGATGCGCAGTATGTTAAGTACATTTCATGA